A single genomic interval of Macadamia integrifolia cultivar HAES 741 chromosome 6, SCU_Mint_v3, whole genome shotgun sequence harbors:
- the LOC122081214 gene encoding transcription factor MAMYB has product MEFFDEESRPRFLFQSRVASSQNPESETQKINKPLAFICISVSILLFVLSFFFLQSETLKFLFIWFSLSLLVGPFAPISITGGDIRVGNGEPLEPLPDLDPALELDESKKRGSSRRQKVRRSEDSVVSSSSAVVATVSSSEKKLEKNSGNPVSNGNGIVVEEEKEWTDEDFELLTKQILKHPVGEPKRWEKIAEGFRGRHGLESVIKTAKSLSEKRPSGGDSFSQFLKQRKPLDKRLESVNEESSVGSTATVEIKKENNALNWTSGEDIALLNALKAFPKDVPMRWEKIAAAVPGKTKASCMKRVTELKRDFRSSKAIAES; this is encoded by the coding sequence ATGGAATTTTTCGACGAAGAAAGCCGACCGAGGTTCCTCTTCCAATCTCGCGTTGCTTCTTCTCAAAACCCTGAATCTGAAACCCAGAAGATCAACAAACCCTTGGCCTTCATCTGTATTTCTGTTTCCATTCTCTTGTTCgttctctcattcttttttcttcaatccGAAACCCTCAAATTCCTCTTCATATGGTTCTCTCTGTCCCTCCTTGTTGGCCCATTCGCTCCGATCTCCATTACCGGCGGCGACATTCGTGTCGGTAATGGCGAGCCACTGGAGCCATTGCCAGATCTCGATCCGGCCCTCGAACTCGATGAATCGAAGAAAAGAGGTTCCAGTCGACGCCAGAAAGTTCGGAGATCTGAGGATTCCGTGGTGAGCTCATCGTCAGCGGTGGTTGCGACTGTTAGCAGCTCAGAGAAGAAATTGGAGAAAAATAGTGGAAATCCTGTATCTAACGGTAATGGTATTGTTGTTGAAGAGGAAAAGGAGTGGACTGACGAGGATTTTGAGCTGTTGACGAAGCAGATATTGAAGCACCCTGTTGGAGAGCCGAAACGATGGGAAAAGATTGCTGAAGGTTTCCGGGGAAGGCATGGATTGGAGAGTGTGATTAAGACGGCGAAATCATTGTCAGAGAAGAGACCCAGTGGTGGGGATTCGTTCTCGCAGTTTTTGAAGCAAAGGAAACCCTTGGACAAGCGGTTGGAATCTGTGAATGAAGAATCATCAGTTGGGTCGACGGCTACTGTTGAgattaagaaagaaaacaacGCTTTGAATTGGACCTCTGGTGAAGATATTGCTCTTCTTAATGCTCTGAAGGCATTTCCGAAGGATGTTCCCATGAGATGGGAGAAGATAGCAGCTGCTGTTCCGGGTAAAACTAAGGCTTCTTGTATGAAAAGGGTTACTGAGTTGAAAAGAGATTTCCGTAGCTCAAAAGCTATTGCAGAGTCATAA
- the LOC122082764 gene encoding potassium transporter 5-like has protein sequence MLQLECELNVKKMLKTMEKEMEVHNQKQNQTKLVRLDSLDQETSHISGMATKTTKALSIAAVMKLAIQRIGVVYGDIGTSP, from the exons atGTTGCAGTTGGAGTGTGAACTAAATGTAAAGAAGATGTTGAAGACGATGGAGAAAGAGATGGAGGTCCACAACCAAAAGCAGAATCAGACAAAACTTGTTAGGCTTGACTCACTTGATCAAGAGACCTCTCATATCTCTGGAATGGCGACCAAGACAACCAAG GCACTGTCCATAGCTGCTGTGATGAAGCTTGCCATCCAAAGGATAGGAGTTGTATATGGAGATATTGGAACATCTCCCTAA